One window of Tenacibaculum maritimum NCIMB 2154 genomic DNA carries:
- the pheT gene encoding phenylalanine--tRNA ligase subunit beta, giving the protein MKISYNWLKQFLQIDWEPTKTGELLTDLGLEVEGIETKESIKGSLKGVVVGKVLTCVQHPNADRLRITTVDLGTETPVQIVCGAPNVAAGQKVPVATIGTVLYDEKGDSFKIKKGKIRGEESHGMICAEDELGLGKGHDGILVLDENLAPGTPVADVFKVETDVVFEIGLTPNRADAMSHFGVARDLRAGLIQKDINLELISPSVSDFHVDERTLKIDVEVENKDQTPRYCGITITDVEVKDSPEWIQNRLKAIGITPKNNIVDITNYVLHELGQPLHAFDGQKIKGNKVVVKTLPEGTKFTTLDDVERELSAEDIMICDGDANPLCIAGVFGGAKSGVTEHTSIVFLEAAYFNPVSVRKTAKRHGLNTDASFRFERGIDITQTKYALKRAALLIEKYAGGKMSSDIMDFYPEKIEDFQVFLSFENVYKLIGQKIPKETIKNILASLEIKINSATEGGLGLTIPSYRVDVQREADIIEEILRVYGYNNVEFSHKLNTSISFDNDIETKVENIVANQLTSLGFNETMANSLTKADYIDLSGSLNAAHNVEMLNPLSNDLKVMRQSLLFSGLESVAYNINRKQNSLKFYEFGKTYHKYDKGYQEDKHLTLFVTGNRVKDSWKMENQTSDFFYVKGIITNVLERVGITKIKTTPTKLDVFSEGIALSLGKIKLVEMGVVKRSVLKEFGIKQEVLFADFNWENVLQFSGKKNIKVAELPKYPAVKRDLALLLDSKTEFKEIYNLAFQSEKKLLKEVDLFDVYEGDKLPEGKKSYAVSFIIQDENKTLADKQIDKIMQKLQATFEKNVEAVLR; this is encoded by the coding sequence ATGAAAATATCATACAATTGGTTAAAGCAGTTTTTGCAAATAGATTGGGAACCTACTAAGACAGGAGAATTATTAACTGATTTAGGTTTAGAGGTAGAAGGAATTGAAACCAAAGAGAGTATAAAAGGAAGTTTAAAAGGTGTTGTTGTAGGAAAGGTTTTAACCTGTGTACAACATCCAAATGCAGATAGATTAAGAATTACTACAGTAGATTTAGGAACAGAAACTCCTGTACAAATTGTTTGTGGAGCTCCTAATGTTGCTGCAGGGCAAAAAGTACCTGTTGCTACGATTGGAACTGTATTGTATGATGAAAAAGGAGACTCTTTTAAAATTAAAAAAGGAAAAATTAGAGGAGAAGAGAGCCATGGAATGATTTGTGCAGAAGATGAGTTAGGTTTAGGGAAAGGACATGATGGTATATTAGTTCTTGATGAAAACTTGGCACCAGGAACTCCAGTAGCAGACGTTTTTAAAGTAGAAACTGATGTTGTTTTTGAAATAGGATTAACACCTAATAGAGCAGATGCAATGAGTCATTTTGGAGTGGCTCGTGATTTGCGCGCAGGTTTAATTCAAAAAGATATTAACTTGGAGTTGATTTCTCCTTCAGTATCAGATTTTCATGTAGATGAAAGAACCTTAAAGATTGATGTGGAAGTAGAAAATAAAGATCAAACTCCTCGTTATTGTGGAATCACAATTACGGATGTTGAAGTAAAAGATTCTCCTGAGTGGATTCAAAATAGGCTGAAGGCTATTGGAATTACTCCTAAGAACAACATTGTAGATATCACAAATTATGTATTGCACGAGCTAGGGCAACCGTTGCATGCTTTTGATGGACAAAAAATAAAAGGAAACAAGGTTGTAGTCAAAACTTTGCCAGAAGGAACTAAGTTTACTACCTTAGATGATGTAGAAAGAGAACTGTCTGCGGAAGATATTATGATATGTGACGGAGATGCTAATCCTTTATGTATTGCAGGAGTTTTTGGAGGTGCTAAATCAGGTGTAACAGAGCACACTTCTATCGTATTCTTAGAAGCAGCTTATTTTAATCCTGTTTCAGTCAGAAAGACAGCGAAAAGGCATGGTTTAAATACGGATGCTTCTTTTCGTTTCGAGAGAGGAATTGATATAACTCAGACGAAGTATGCTTTAAAAAGAGCTGCTTTATTGATAGAAAAATATGCAGGAGGTAAAATGTCTTCTGATATTATGGATTTTTACCCTGAAAAAATAGAAGACTTTCAAGTATTCTTATCATTTGAAAATGTATATAAGTTGATAGGGCAAAAAATTCCAAAAGAAACCATAAAAAATATTTTAGCTTCACTAGAAATCAAAATTAATAGTGCAACAGAAGGTGGTTTGGGCTTAACAATACCATCGTATCGAGTAGATGTGCAACGAGAGGCTGATATTATTGAAGAAATATTACGTGTATATGGTTATAATAACGTAGAGTTTTCTCATAAATTAAATACCTCTATTTCTTTTGATAATGATATTGAAACAAAAGTAGAGAATATTGTTGCTAATCAGTTGACTTCATTAGGCTTTAATGAAACAATGGCAAATTCTTTGACAAAAGCAGATTATATTGACTTATCAGGTTCATTGAATGCAGCGCATAACGTTGAAATGCTAAATCCATTGAGTAATGATTTAAAAGTAATGCGCCAGTCTTTGTTGTTTAGTGGATTGGAGTCTGTTGCGTACAATATTAATAGAAAACAAAATTCATTAAAGTTTTATGAATTTGGGAAAACCTATCATAAATATGATAAGGGATATCAAGAAGATAAACATTTAACTTTATTTGTAACAGGAAATAGAGTAAAGGATTCTTGGAAAATGGAAAACCAAACGTCTGATTTCTTTTATGTAAAAGGGATTATTACGAATGTATTGGAAAGAGTGGGGATCACTAAAATAAAAACAACGCCAACGAAATTAGATGTTTTTTCAGAAGGGATAGCATTGAGTTTAGGAAAGATCAAATTAGTAGAGATGGGGGTTGTAAAACGTAGTGTTTTGAAAGAGTTTGGAATTAAACAAGAAGTATTGTTTGCTGATTTTAATTGGGAAAACGTATTACAGTTCTCTGGAAAGAAAAATATTAAAGTGGCTGAATTACCTAAATACCCTGCTGTAAAACGAGATTTGGCTTTGTTGTTAGATTCTAAAACGGAATTTAAAGAAATATATAACTTGGCTTTCCAGTCTGAAAAAAAACTTTTAAAGGAAGTAGATTTATTTGATGTATATGAGGGAGATAAATTGCCTGAAGGTAAGAAATCTTATGCTGTTAGTTTTATAATACAAGATGAAAATAAAACTTTGGCAGATAAGCAAATAGATAAAATAATGCAGAAATTGCAGGCGACTTTTGAAAAGAATGTAGAAGCCGTTTTAAGATAA
- a CDS encoding quinone-dependent dihydroorotate dehydrogenase gives MYKLIIRPLFFLFDPEKIHYFTFSLVKFISKIPLVPLLLRNLYRINDKRLTKELFGLTFKNPVGLAAGFDKNALLYNELANFGFGFVEIGTVTPKGQEGNPKKRLFRLKEDNGIINRMGFNNEGLEAVIKQLKKNKGAIIIGGNIGKNTNTSPDHYTDDYLACFKGLYPYVDYFVLNVSCPNVGSHAKLDDVLYLKELITKVQEVDRTLSLSKGSKSKPILLKIAPDLNNHQLDEIIQLIKETKIAGVIASNTSVSRAHLKTSKERLLEIGNGGVSGQPVKDKSTKVIKYLATKSNKAFPIIGVGGIHSEKDALEKIEAGADLVQIYTGFIYEGPRLIKRINKAILKKV, from the coding sequence ATGTATAAACTAATAATCCGTCCATTATTCTTTCTTTTTGATCCTGAAAAAATTCACTATTTTACATTTTCTTTAGTAAAATTTATTTCAAAAATTCCATTAGTACCTTTACTTTTAAGAAATTTATATCGTATAAATGATAAAAGGTTAACAAAAGAACTATTTGGATTGACTTTTAAGAACCCAGTTGGTTTAGCTGCTGGATTTGATAAGAATGCATTGCTTTATAATGAGTTAGCTAATTTTGGTTTTGGTTTTGTAGAAATAGGAACGGTGACACCGAAAGGGCAAGAAGGAAATCCTAAAAAAAGATTATTCCGTTTAAAAGAAGATAACGGAATTATAAATAGGATGGGGTTTAATAATGAGGGATTAGAAGCAGTAATAAAGCAGTTAAAGAAGAATAAAGGTGCTATAATTATAGGAGGAAATATAGGAAAAAATACGAATACTTCTCCAGACCATTATACAGATGATTATTTAGCATGTTTTAAAGGGCTTTATCCGTATGTAGATTACTTTGTACTAAATGTAAGCTGCCCGAATGTAGGAAGTCATGCAAAGCTAGATGATGTATTGTATTTAAAAGAGCTAATAACTAAGGTTCAAGAAGTAGATAGAACGTTATCCCTATCTAAGGGAAGTAAATCAAAACCTATTTTATTAAAAATAGCTCCCGATTTAAATAATCATCAATTAGATGAAATTATTCAGTTGATTAAAGAAACTAAAATAGCAGGGGTAATAGCTTCTAATACGTCTGTAAGTAGAGCGCATTTAAAAACCTCAAAAGAACGTTTGTTAGAAATAGGGAATGGAGGGGTTAGTGGGCAACCTGTAAAGGATAAAAGCACTAAGGTAATTAAATATTTAGCGACAAAATCTAACAAAGCTTTCCCTATTATTGGAGTTGGAGGAATTCATTCTGAAAAAGATGCTTTAGAAAAAATAGAAGCGGGGGCAGATTTGGTACAAATATATACAGGGTTTATTTATGAAGGACCTCGTTTAATAAAGCGAATTAATAAAGCGATATTGAAAAAAGTATAA
- a CDS encoding LysE family translocator, whose product MELDVLISFIVATIVLACSPGPDNMFVLTQSITHGSKYGLATVVGLILGCLVHTTLVAFGVSAIIKEHDNLFFAIKTFGALYLLYLSYQVFRADTEIHLSKRNTQSKPLLQLLKQGFTMNVLNPKVSIFFLAFFPGFLFSKEMNNVLQFYILGAIFMSVSLIIFSIIAFLAGVISEKIKNNKQVGIYLKWMQIVAFMTIAIFILI is encoded by the coding sequence ATGGAATTAGATGTATTAATTTCATTTATAGTAGCCACAATAGTTTTGGCTTGTTCTCCAGGTCCTGATAATATGTTTGTTTTGACACAAAGTATCACTCATGGAAGTAAATATGGGTTAGCTACCGTGGTGGGTTTGATATTGGGGTGCTTGGTACATACTACTTTAGTTGCTTTTGGAGTATCAGCGATCATAAAAGAGCATGATAACTTATTTTTTGCAATTAAAACATTTGGAGCATTGTATTTGTTATACTTATCATATCAAGTTTTTAGAGCAGATACAGAGATTCATTTATCTAAAAGAAATACACAAAGTAAACCGCTGTTGCAATTGCTTAAACAAGGATTTACTATGAACGTATTAAATCCAAAAGTATCTATTTTCTTTTTAGCCTTTTTTCCAGGTTTCCTATTTAGCAAAGAAATGAATAATGTACTTCAATTTTATATTTTGGGAGCCATATTCATGTCTGTTTCATTGATTATTTTTTCAATAATTGCGTTTTTAGCAGGAGTAATTTCAGAGAAAATAAAAAACAATAAACAGGTTGGAATTTATTTAAAATGGATGCAAATAGTTGCTTTTATGACCATTGCTATATTTATTTTAATCTAG
- the lon gene encoding endopeptidase La — MSKSKITRLDNLSLEEMFNENSELIPLMTPEDEEIINKESIPDILPILPLRNTVLFPGVVIPITAGRDKSIQLIKDANAGDKVIGVVAQKNEEIEEPTGEDIHQTGVVAQILRVLKMPDGNTTVIIQGKKRFEIENILQEKPYLKANVKEAKEEKEVEDEKEFSAIIESIKERALQVIKENPMLPSEASFAIKNIQSDSFLVNFISSNMDLTVTQKQVVLEKDSLKERALLTLKNLNKELQKLQLRNDIQSKTRSDLDQQQREYYLNQQLKTIQEELGGVSNDQEIEEMRTKGKAKKWNKEIAETFEKEINRIKRMNPQMAEYGVQRNYLELMLELPWGEYSKDKFDLKKAQKILDRDHFGLEKVKERIIEHLAVLKLRGDMKSPIICLYGPPGVGKTSLGKSVAEALGRKYVRMSLGGLRDEAEIRGHRKTYIGAMPGRLIQNLKKAGTSNPVFVLDEIDKLGQSHQGDPSSAMLEVLDPEQNTEFYDNYLEVGYDLSKVLFIATANNLGQIPWALRDRMELINVTGYTIEEKTEIAKKYLLPKQLKEHGLSEEHLKLGKSQIEKIVEGYTRESGVRGLEKQVAKVVRYAAKSIALEEAYNVALTEEDIETILGPARLERDKYENNDVAGVVTGLAWTSVGGDILFIESILSKGKGNLSITGNLGKVMKESATIAMEYIKANREDFGIDSDILEKYNVHIHVPEGATPKDGPSAGITMLTSLVSVFTQRKVKNKLAMTGEITLRGKVLPVGGIKEKILAAKRANIKEIILCKENKKDVAEIKDSYLKGLKFHYVTEMSEVIEIALTKQKVKNAKKLS, encoded by the coding sequence ATGAGTAAATCAAAAATTACACGATTAGACAATTTGTCGCTAGAAGAAATGTTTAATGAAAATTCAGAATTAATCCCCTTAATGACTCCGGAAGATGAAGAGATTATAAATAAAGAGAGCATTCCTGATATTCTTCCTATTCTTCCTCTAAGGAATACAGTACTATTTCCTGGCGTAGTAATTCCAATTACAGCAGGAAGAGATAAATCGATACAATTAATAAAAGATGCAAATGCAGGAGATAAGGTAATAGGAGTCGTTGCTCAAAAAAATGAAGAAATAGAAGAACCCACAGGAGAAGACATACACCAAACAGGAGTGGTTGCTCAGATATTGAGAGTTTTAAAAATGCCTGATGGAAATACCACGGTAATTATTCAAGGAAAGAAACGTTTTGAAATAGAAAATATTCTGCAAGAGAAACCTTATTTAAAAGCAAATGTAAAGGAAGCTAAAGAAGAAAAAGAAGTAGAAGATGAAAAAGAGTTTAGTGCAATTATAGAATCTATTAAAGAAAGGGCATTGCAGGTAATTAAAGAAAACCCAATGTTACCTTCCGAGGCTTCTTTTGCGATTAAAAATATTCAATCTGATTCATTTTTGGTGAACTTTATTTCTTCAAATATGGATTTAACAGTAACTCAAAAACAGGTTGTTCTAGAAAAAGATAGTTTAAAAGAAAGAGCTTTACTAACGTTAAAAAACTTAAATAAAGAGCTGCAAAAGTTGCAATTACGTAATGACATTCAGTCAAAAACACGTTCGGATTTAGATCAGCAACAAAGAGAATATTACCTGAACCAGCAATTAAAAACAATTCAGGAAGAATTAGGAGGTGTTTCTAACGATCAGGAGATTGAAGAAATGAGAACTAAAGGAAAGGCTAAGAAGTGGAATAAAGAAATTGCTGAAACATTTGAAAAAGAAATCAATCGAATAAAGCGAATGAACCCACAAATGGCAGAATATGGAGTTCAACGAAATTATTTAGAGTTGATGTTAGAATTGCCTTGGGGTGAGTATTCAAAAGATAAGTTTGATTTGAAGAAAGCGCAAAAAATTCTTGATAGAGATCATTTTGGTTTAGAAAAAGTCAAAGAACGCATTATAGAGCATTTGGCAGTTTTAAAACTTAGAGGAGATATGAAGTCTCCGATCATTTGCTTGTATGGTCCTCCTGGGGTTGGAAAAACATCTTTAGGAAAGTCTGTTGCAGAAGCGCTAGGTAGAAAATATGTTCGTATGTCTTTGGGAGGTTTAAGAGATGAGGCGGAAATAAGAGGGCATAGAAAAACATATATAGGAGCCATGCCAGGACGTTTGATTCAGAATTTAAAAAAGGCAGGTACTTCAAATCCTGTTTTTGTATTAGATGAAATAGATAAATTAGGGCAAAGTCATCAGGGAGATCCTTCTTCAGCAATGCTAGAAGTATTAGATCCTGAGCAAAATACTGAATTTTATGACAATTATCTAGAAGTTGGTTATGATTTGTCCAAAGTCTTGTTTATTGCTACAGCTAATAATTTAGGGCAAATACCGTGGGCTTTAAGAGATCGTATGGAACTTATTAATGTTACAGGGTACACGATTGAGGAAAAAACAGAAATAGCTAAGAAATATCTATTACCTAAGCAACTAAAGGAACATGGGCTTTCAGAAGAACATCTAAAATTAGGGAAATCTCAAATAGAAAAAATTGTTGAAGGATATACAAGGGAATCAGGGGTAAGAGGACTGGAGAAACAGGTGGCAAAAGTAGTGCGTTATGCAGCTAAATCTATAGCTTTAGAAGAAGCGTATAATGTAGCTTTGACAGAGGAAGATATTGAAACCATTTTAGGACCCGCTCGCTTGGAAAGAGATAAGTATGAAAACAATGATGTAGCAGGTGTTGTTACTGGTTTGGCTTGGACAAGCGTTGGAGGAGATATTTTATTCATAGAGTCTATTTTATCAAAAGGAAAGGGGAATCTTTCAATTACAGGGAATTTAGGAAAAGTGATGAAAGAGTCTGCAACAATTGCTATGGAGTATATTAAAGCCAATAGAGAAGATTTTGGAATAGATTCTGATATTTTAGAAAAATATAATGTCCACATTCACGTACCAGAAGGAGCAACGCCTAAAGACGGGCCTAGTGCAGGAATTACTATGTTAACCTCTTTAGTATCCGTTTTTACACAGCGAAAGGTAAAGAACAAATTAGCTATGACTGGAGAAATAACACTTCGAGGAAAGGTGTTACCAGTAGGGGGTATTAAAGAAAAAATCTTAGCGGCAAAACGAGCTAACATCAAAGAAATTATTTTATGTAAAGAAAACAAAAAGGATGTGGCTGAAATAAAAGACAGTTATTTAAAAGGATTGAAATTTCACTATGTAACTGAAATGAGTGAAGTTATTGAAATAGCATTGACAAAGCAAAAGGTTAAAAATGCGAAGAAGTTAAGTTAA
- a CDS encoding SDR family NAD(P)-dependent oxidoreductase, whose translation MDILIITGGSKGIGKALAAKYASKNYNVFSLARSVAKTDKINEFSVDLSDLTAIQEAFFLVFKELEKIEVSSITLINNAGRLGEIAPLEKLKVEDISKTILVNTTVPLILSSLFIKHTLYLNCKKQIINISSGAAIKAYEGWSVYCSSKAAMDMMTKTIAAEQNLLKNTVKVMGIYPGVVDTSMQQQIRNTPKSNFKNLQRFVNLKENNELYTPDFVAAAIYKIDTESLLKNGDIFDIRNLY comes from the coding sequence ATGGATATCTTAATTATTACAGGAGGTAGTAAGGGAATAGGAAAAGCTTTAGCTGCCAAATACGCTTCAAAAAACTACAACGTATTCTCTTTAGCTAGAAGTGTTGCTAAAACTGACAAAATAAACGAATTTTCTGTAGATTTATCTGATCTGACAGCAATTCAAGAAGCTTTCTTTTTGGTATTTAAAGAACTTGAGAAAATAGAGGTATCATCCATTACTTTAATCAACAATGCTGGTAGATTAGGAGAAATAGCTCCGTTAGAAAAGCTAAAAGTTGAAGATATTTCTAAAACAATCTTAGTAAACACTACCGTACCTCTTATTCTTTCTAGTTTATTTATAAAACATACTTTATACTTAAATTGCAAGAAACAAATTATAAATATTTCTTCTGGAGCAGCTATTAAAGCTTATGAAGGTTGGAGTGTTTATTGCTCCTCTAAAGCTGCAATGGACATGATGACCAAAACAATAGCGGCGGAGCAAAATCTTTTAAAAAACACTGTTAAAGTCATGGGAATTTATCCAGGTGTTGTAGATACTTCTATGCAACAGCAAATCAGAAACACTCCCAAAAGTAATTTTAAAAACTTACAACGATTTGTAAATTTAAAGGAAAATAATGAGTTATACACTCCTGACTTTGTTGCAGCTGCTATTTATAAAATAGATACGGAGAGTCTTCTGAAGAATGGTGATATTTTTGATATTAGAAATCTCTATTAA
- the mazG gene encoding nucleoside triphosphate pyrophosphohydrolase, with translation MNARKEQLKAFNRLLDIMDELREKCPWDKKQTLESLRHLTIEETYELGDAILDQNLDEVKKELGDVLLHIVFYAKIGSEKKAFDIADVANSIADKLIDRHPHIYGDVKVENEQDVKQNWEKLKLKEGKKSVLEGVPRSLPALVKASRIQDKVAGVGFDWEEPHQVWEKVQEELVELNSEIAIGDQDKINAEFGDVLFSMINYARFIGVNPENALEKTNKKFINRFQFLEEAAKKAGKTLTDMTLAEMDIYWNESKKIFK, from the coding sequence ATGAATGCTCGCAAAGAACAGTTAAAAGCCTTTAATAGATTATTGGATATCATGGATGAGCTTCGAGAGAAATGTCCTTGGGATAAAAAGCAAACTTTAGAAAGTTTACGCCACTTAACTATTGAGGAAACTTACGAGTTGGGAGATGCTATTTTAGATCAGAATTTAGATGAAGTAAAAAAAGAATTAGGCGATGTGCTTTTGCACATCGTCTTTTATGCTAAAATAGGAAGTGAAAAAAAAGCTTTTGATATAGCAGATGTAGCAAATTCTATTGCTGATAAATTGATAGATAGGCATCCTCATATTTATGGCGATGTTAAAGTAGAAAATGAACAAGATGTCAAACAAAATTGGGAAAAGTTAAAACTAAAAGAAGGAAAAAAATCGGTATTGGAAGGAGTACCTAGAAGTTTACCTGCTTTGGTAAAAGCGAGTAGAATCCAAGATAAAGTAGCTGGTGTAGGATTTGACTGGGAAGAACCTCACCAGGTTTGGGAAAAAGTTCAAGAAGAATTAGTAGAACTAAACTCTGAAATAGCAATAGGCGATCAAGATAAAATTAATGCCGAATTTGGAGATGTTTTGTTTTCAATGATAAATTATGCTCGTTTTATAGGAGTGAATCCTGAAAATGCTTTGGAAAAAACCAATAAAAAGTTCATCAATCGTTTTCAATTCCTAGAAGAAGCAGCTAAGAAAGCAGGTAAAACACTAACAGACATGACACTTGCTGAAATGGACATTTATTGGAATGAATCTAAAAAAATATTTAAATAA
- a CDS encoding DUF5606 family protein, translating to MEFSKIIAVTGKPGLFEILSQTKNSVIVKSLTDGKRLPITATHNVSLLENIAIYTYETEVPLATIFKTIANKEDNKATMSHKENGKKLEAYFEEILPDYDTDRVYVSNIKKVIQWYNLLANAEFDFSKLAIEETKEEEESAS from the coding sequence ATGGAATTTAGTAAAATCATAGCTGTAACCGGTAAACCTGGTTTATTTGAAATTTTATCACAAACTAAAAATAGCGTTATCGTAAAGTCGCTAACTGACGGAAAGCGTTTGCCTATTACGGCTACTCATAATGTTAGCCTATTAGAAAATATTGCTATTTATACCTATGAAACAGAAGTACCTTTAGCTACTATTTTTAAAACAATAGCTAATAAAGAAGATAACAAAGCTACTATGTCTCATAAAGAAAACGGAAAGAAATTAGAAGCCTATTTTGAAGAGATATTACCAGATTATGATACGGATCGTGTATATGTTTCTAATATAAAAAAGGTAATTCAGTGGTACAACCTTTTAGCGAATGCTGAATTTGATTTTTCAAAATTAGCTATTGAAGAAACAAAAGAAGAAGAAGAATCAGCTAGCTAA
- the def gene encoding peptide deformylase: MILPIVAYGDPVLRKVGAKIDENYPDLEKLISNMKETMYNASGVGLAAPQIGKSIRLFVIDASPFADDEDLKESDREALKNFNKVFINAQIVEEQGEEWAFNEGCLSIPNVREDVFRKETITIEYEDENFKKHTETLSGLAARVFQHEYDHIEGVLFTDKLSSLKKRLIKKKLENISKGKVNADYRMRFPNAKKR; this comes from the coding sequence ATGATATTACCAATTGTTGCTTACGGAGATCCTGTTTTACGTAAAGTAGGAGCAAAAATAGATGAAAATTATCCTGATCTAGAAAAGTTAATTTCTAACATGAAAGAAACGATGTATAATGCTTCTGGTGTTGGTTTAGCTGCTCCCCAAATAGGAAAATCAATCCGACTATTTGTTATTGATGCTTCTCCTTTTGCTGACGATGAAGATTTAAAAGAAAGTGACAGAGAAGCGCTTAAAAACTTCAATAAAGTTTTTATCAATGCTCAAATTGTAGAAGAACAAGGAGAAGAATGGGCTTTTAATGAAGGTTGTTTAAGTATTCCTAATGTTCGTGAAGATGTTTTTAGAAAAGAAACAATTACTATTGAGTATGAAGATGAGAATTTTAAAAAACATACAGAAACATTAAGCGGTTTAGCTGCTCGTGTATTTCAACATGAATATGATCATATAGAAGGCGTTCTTTTTACAGATAAATTGTCTTCTCTCAAGAAAAGATTAATCAAAAAAAAGCTAGAAAATATATCTAAAGGAAAAGTAAACGCAGACTATAGAATGCGTTTTCCCAATGCAAAAAAAAGATAG
- the ruvX gene encoding Holliday junction resolvase RuvX gives MGRILAIDFGKKRTGIAITDDLQIIASGLTTVNTNELISFLKGYVQKETVELFLIGKPKQMDNTDSESEVLILPFIEQLSKEFPNVPIKRVDERFTSKMAFQTMIDSGLSKKQRRNKALIDEISATIILQSYLYSK, from the coding sequence ATGGGGCGAATTTTAGCCATAGATTTTGGAAAAAAAAGAACAGGAATAGCTATTACTGATGATTTACAAATTATTGCCTCTGGCTTAACTACTGTAAATACCAATGAATTGATTTCTTTCTTAAAAGGATATGTACAAAAAGAAACTGTTGAACTATTTTTAATAGGAAAACCCAAACAGATGGATAATACCGATAGTGAAAGTGAAGTACTCATTCTTCCCTTTATTGAACAACTATCAAAAGAGTTTCCTAATGTTCCTATTAAAAGAGTTGATGAGCGATTTACTTCTAAAATGGCCTTCCAAACAATGATAGATAGTGGTTTAAGTAAAAAACAACGTCGAAATAAAGCTTTGATAGACGAAATTAGTGCTACGATTATACTTCAATCATATTTGTATAGCAAATAA
- a CDS encoding 2,3,4,5-tetrahydropyridine-2,6-dicarboxylate N-succinyltransferase: MTELRIIIEKAWENRELLKEESTINAIRKVVDLLDLGELRVAEPTANGWQVNEWVKKAVVLYFPIQKMKTLEAGIFEYHDKIPLKRNYEEKGIRVVPNAVARHGAYISEGTILMPSYVNIGAYVDEGTMVDTWATVGSCAQIGKNVHLSGGVGIGGVLEPLQAAPVIIEDGAFIGSRCIVVEGVRVEKEAVLGANVVLTMSTKIIDVTGDEPVEMKGRIPARSVVIPGSYTKKFPAGEYQVPCALIIGKRKESTNKKTSLNDALREYDVAV; encoded by the coding sequence ATGACTGAATTAAGGATAATTATAGAAAAAGCTTGGGAAAACCGAGAATTATTAAAAGAAGAGAGTACGATCAATGCCATTAGAAAGGTAGTTGATTTACTAGATTTAGGAGAATTAAGAGTAGCAGAGCCAACGGCAAATGGTTGGCAGGTGAATGAGTGGGTAAAGAAAGCTGTAGTGCTCTATTTTCCTATTCAAAAAATGAAAACATTAGAAGCAGGTATTTTTGAATACCATGATAAAATTCCTCTTAAAAGAAATTATGAAGAAAAAGGGATTCGTGTAGTACCTAATGCGGTAGCTCGTCATGGAGCTTATATTTCAGAAGGCACAATTTTAATGCCTAGCTATGTAAATATAGGAGCTTATGTTGATGAAGGAACCATGGTAGATACTTGGGCTACAGTTGGTTCTTGTGCTCAAATAGGTAAAAATGTACACTTATCAGGAGGTGTTGGTATTGGAGGAGTTTTAGAACCTTTACAAGCGGCGCCTGTGATTATAGAAGATGGTGCTTTTATTGGATCTCGTTGTATTGTGGTAGAAGGAGTTAGAGTAGAAAAAGAAGCCGTATTGGGAGCCAATGTAGTATTAACGATGAGTACTAAAATCATAGATGTAACTGGAGATGAACCCGTAGAAATGAAAGGAAGAATACCAGCAAGATCGGTAGTAATTCCAGGAAGCTATACTAAAAAGTTTCCAGCAGGAGAATATCAGGTGCCTTGTGCTTTAATTATAGGTAAGCGTAAAGAGAGTACTAATAAGAAAACCTCATTAAATGATGCACTTCGTGAATATGACGTAGCTGTTTAA